One window of Planctomycetota bacterium genomic DNA carries:
- the mqnC gene encoding dehypoxanthine futalosine cyclase has protein sequence MAVAPRRKRLSAAEALDFLERADLMDLGRRADAVCRRLHPGRVRTYAVDRNINFTNICACRCRFCAFWRPAEAPDAYVLDDGAIAGKIAEAVALGATHILMQGGVHGGLGLGFYEALLRGIRRRFAVRIHSFSPPEIVALAAREGLSVRETLERLRSAGLDSLPGGGAEILVDRVRRLISPRKCTADEWIACMRTAQGLGMPTTATMVFGHVETAEERVEHLRRLRDLQDETGGFTAFIAWPFQARNTDLERSGALGPAWQPVTGAEYLRMVAVARLFLDNVANVQASWVTMGPKIGQTALAFGANDLGSTMIEENVVAAAGCVHRATPAGLERLIRSAGFEPRRRDCYYRMAGD, from the coding sequence ATGGCCGTCGCGCCGCGGCGGAAACGACTCTCGGCAGCCGAGGCCCTCGACTTTTTGGAGCGTGCGGACCTGATGGACCTCGGCCGGCGTGCCGACGCCGTGTGCCGCCGCCTCCATCCCGGCCGCGTGCGGACCTACGCGGTCGACCGCAACATCAACTTCACCAATATCTGCGCATGCCGGTGCCGGTTCTGCGCGTTCTGGCGTCCGGCGGAGGCGCCCGACGCCTATGTGCTGGACGACGGCGCGATCGCCGGGAAGATCGCCGAGGCGGTCGCGCTCGGCGCGACGCACATCCTCATGCAGGGCGGGGTGCACGGGGGTCTGGGCCTCGGGTTCTACGAGGCCCTGCTGCGCGGGATTCGCCGGAGGTTCGCGGTGCGGATCCATTCCTTCAGCCCGCCGGAGATCGTTGCGCTGGCGGCGCGCGAGGGCCTTTCGGTGCGCGAGACGCTTGAGCGGCTGCGGTCGGCGGGCCTCGACAGCCTCCCCGGCGGCGGGGCGGAGATTCTGGTGGACCGGGTGAGGCGGCTCATCAGCCCGCGCAAATGCACGGCGGACGAGTGGATCGCGTGCATGCGGACCGCGCAAGGGCTCGGCATGCCGACGACCGCCACGATGGTCTTCGGCCACGTCGAGACGGCGGAGGAACGCGTCGAACACCTCCGGCGCTTACGAGACCTCCAGGACGAGACCGGCGGGTTCACGGCCTTCATCGCCTGGCCGTTCCAGGCCCGGAACACCGACCTGGAGCGGTCCGGGGCGCTCGGTCCCGCCTGGCAACCGGTGACGGGGGCCGAGTATCTGCGAATGGTGGCGGTCGCGCGGCTCTTCCTGGATAACGTTGCGAACGTGCAGGCCTCGTGGGTGACGATGGGGCCGAAGATCGGTCAGACGGCCCTTGCGTTCGGCGCGAACGACCTGGGGTCGACGATGATCGAGGAGAACGTGGTGGCGGCGGCGGGGTGCGTGCACCGGGCGACGCCGGCCGGGCTGGAGCGGCTGATTCGGTCGGCGGGCTTCGAGCCGCGACGGCGCGATTGCTATTATCGGATGGCCGGCG
- a CDS encoding menaquinone biosynthesis protein: protein MTQRVTIGAVRFLNAAPLVHGLAEQAEVALRLEDPSALAPLLLAGDVDAALMPAIEYFRLSAEAQERVRPRKADAGSLEPFVVLPVAAIVSAGPIGSIRLFGYAPMAKVRRVLLDPASRSANAMTRILFARRFGGRPHFAFPHEVGPDHARKPDAELLIGDRGLVAECPEAEWVLDLGLEWNRFVHRPFVYAVWVARADARLARLSELLAAARDAGLAAREDLAARAEAERGIPADVARRHLESQVKYAFGRKEREGLLLFYRMAAEEGLAPPGVRLRFPEGT, encoded by the coding sequence ATGACCCAGCGCGTGACAATCGGCGCCGTGCGGTTCCTGAACGCCGCGCCGCTCGTTCACGGCCTGGCGGAGCAGGCGGAGGTGGCCCTGCGCCTCGAGGACCCGAGCGCGCTTGCGCCGCTGCTTCTCGCGGGCGACGTGGACGCGGCCTTGATGCCGGCGATCGAGTATTTCCGCCTGTCGGCCGAAGCGCAGGAACGGGTCCGCCCCCGCAAGGCCGATGCCGGCTCCCTGGAGCCGTTCGTCGTCCTGCCCGTGGCCGCCATCGTCTCGGCTGGCCCGATCGGCTCGATCCGCCTGTTCGGCTATGCGCCGATGGCGAAGGTGCGGCGCGTGTTGCTGGACCCTGCGAGCCGAAGCGCCAACGCCATGACGCGGATCCTTTTCGCCCGGCGCTTCGGCGGGCGGCCGCACTTCGCCTTCCCGCACGAGGTCGGGCCGGACCACGCGCGCAAGCCCGACGCGGAACTCCTGATCGGGGACCGCGGCCTGGTAGCCGAGTGCCCCGAGGCTGAGTGGGTCCTCGACCTGGGGCTGGAATGGAACCGTTTCGTCCACCGCCCGTTCGTCTATGCCGTCTGGGTCGCGCGGGCCGACGCGCGGCTGGCGCGCCTTTCGGAACTCCTCGCCGCCGCACGCGATGCAGGTCTGGCGGCACGTGAAGACCTTGCGGCCCGGGCCGAGGCCGAGCGAGGCATCCCGGCGGACGTGGCGCGTCGGCACCTGGAGTCGCAGGTCAAGTACGCGTTCGGCCGGAAGGAGCGGGAAGGCCTGCTGCTGTTTTACCGGATGGCGGCGGAGGAGGGCCTGGCGCCCCCCGGGGTCCGGCTCCGCTTTCCGGAGGGGACCTGA
- a CDS encoding protein kinase gives MGKESSAHSSGYLLLACPKCSAGYKVRRDRAEETVSCRRCGHAWVPSHAAAGAAPDTSGPEPAPPKAAPAPRIPPAAEAPPAPRREEQEDKTDPLVGANLNGFKILSRIGSGGFGVVYRAFDTDLERSVAIKMLPANIVKAGPKVLDRFLREARSAAKLSHPNIVTIHQICRYRDTFYIVMELVDGGALHEFLAVERRFKPAEATRIIRAAAEGLGHAHRRGVIHRDIKPGNIMMTNDGHVKVSDFGLARDVLQASDIVGEGHSLGTPRYMAPEQTVGDQPTASSDLYSLAATYFILLTGRSPFEASSDREMMKKHLNAPLPDPRQYAPDLPIAVYRFLQKAMAKDPEERYQTAEEFIAALDRLEFSALAADVAPTPATLSAQIGPITLEDRGSHLSKALGRAVRRAQRHHATPSPARYPADLPSKEALRLGGWKLWLLIGVLAAAVIVVAVVVAFLLTPHAGPEGVTPAPGQGTAPSPPGTGLVQPAPPAGSPVAPAVPLEVNARIQLDAVKEFEKHAGNDPFQRLAVIQSYQDVIKFYPGTQAAEEARQAIERLRKKEGEGSPPAAPETPEKAPAE, from the coding sequence ATGGGCAAGGAATCGTCGGCACATTCGTCGGGCTATCTGCTCCTGGCCTGCCCGAAGTGCAGCGCGGGCTACAAGGTGCGCAGGGACCGCGCGGAGGAGACGGTTTCCTGCCGGCGTTGCGGCCACGCGTGGGTCCCTTCCCATGCCGCCGCCGGCGCTGCTCCCGACACATCGGGACCGGAACCGGCTCCGCCGAAGGCGGCCCCGGCCCCCCGGATCCCACCTGCCGCCGAGGCCCCACCGGCGCCGAGGCGCGAGGAACAAGAGGACAAGACCGACCCGCTCGTCGGGGCGAACCTGAACGGCTTCAAGATCCTCTCGCGGATCGGGAGCGGGGGCTTCGGCGTCGTGTATCGCGCCTTCGACACGGACCTGGAACGCTCCGTCGCCATCAAGATGCTCCCGGCGAACATCGTCAAGGCCGGGCCGAAAGTCCTCGACCGGTTCCTCCGCGAGGCCCGCAGCGCCGCGAAACTGTCGCACCCCAACATCGTCACCATCCACCAGATTTGCCGATACCGGGACACCTTCTACATCGTGATGGAGTTGGTGGACGGCGGCGCGCTGCACGAGTTCCTGGCCGTCGAGCGGCGTTTCAAGCCCGCCGAGGCCACGCGCATCATCCGCGCCGCTGCCGAAGGCCTCGGCCACGCCCATCGCCGAGGCGTCATCCACCGCGACATCAAGCCCGGCAACATCATGATGACGAACGACGGCCATGTGAAGGTGAGCGACTTCGGCCTGGCGCGCGACGTCCTGCAGGCGAGCGACATCGTCGGCGAGGGGCACAGCCTCGGCACGCCGCGCTACATGGCCCCCGAGCAGACGGTCGGCGACCAGCCGACGGCCTCCAGCGACCTGTATTCCCTCGCCGCCACCTACTTCATCCTCCTGACGGGCCGCAGCCCCTTCGAGGCCTCCAGCGACCGCGAGATGATGAAAAAGCACCTGAACGCCCCTCTGCCCGACCCGCGCCAGTACGCCCCCGACCTGCCCATCGCCGTCTACCGCTTCTTGCAGAAGGCGATGGCCAAGGACCCGGAGGAGCGGTACCAGACGGCAGAGGAGTTCATTGCGGCCCTGGACCGGCTCGAGTTTTCGGCGTTGGCGGCCGACGTCGCCCCGACGCCTGCGACCCTGAGCGCCCAGATCGGGCCCATCACGCTCGAGGACCGGGGGTCGCACCTCTCGAAGGCCCTCGGCCGCGCCGTCCGCCGCGCCCAACGCCACCATGCTACGCCTTCCCCCGCGCGATACCCCGCCGACTTGCCCTCGAAGGAGGCCCTGCGGCTGGGGGGATGGAAACTCTGGCTCCTCATCGGTGTGCTGGCGGCCGCCGTCATCGTCGTGGCCGTGGTCGTGGCCTTCCTGCTCACGCCGCACGCCGGTCCCGAGGGTGTTACGCCGGCGCCCGGGCAGGGCACGGCACCCTCGCCTCCGGGAACCGGTCTCGTCCAACCGGCGCCGCCGGCGGGAAGTCCCGTCGCGCCGGCCGTCCCGCTCGAGGTCAATGCGCGCATCCAGTTGGACGCCGTCAAGGAGTTCGAGAAACACGCCGGTAATGACCCGTTCCAGCGCCTCGCCGTCATTCAGTCCTACCAGGATGTCATCAAGTTCTATCCGGGCACGCAGGCGGCCGAGGAAGCCCGCCAGGCGATCGAACGCCTCCGCAAGAAAGAGGGAGAGGGCTCGCCGCCGGCCGCTCCCGAGACGCCCGAGAAGGCCCCCGCCGAGTAG
- the alr gene encoding alanine racemase encodes MPRPTWAEVNLSTIRANLAALRTLLAPGVKVLGVVKADGYGHGMARVARALESAGIDMLGVVMVEEGVALRSAGIGAPILMMGSLPADEIANLVAHDLVATVADAATAEEIDREARRAAKVVPVHLKVDTGMNRLGVRAEEAVGVAETVAGLKHLRLDGVYTHFACAEMPDRAATEEQQRRFAEVLRALGERNLKPPMVHAANTAAILALPESHCDMVRPGLGLYGILPCEGVPKAVRLKPALALKSRVAHLKRVRRGEGVSYGHTWRAQRDSVVGLLPIGYGDGYPWALSNKGQVRLGEGPAARLAPVVGRICMDATLVDLTDVPRPEVGLAATLIEADAESPLSVSAVARLAGTIPYEILTGLAKRIPRVYV; translated from the coding sequence GTGCCGCGACCGACCTGGGCCGAAGTCAACTTAAGCACCATCCGCGCGAACCTCGCCGCCCTGCGGACGCTCCTCGCGCCCGGCGTCAAGGTCCTCGGCGTCGTCAAGGCGGACGGGTACGGCCACGGCATGGCGCGCGTGGCCCGGGCGCTGGAGTCGGCGGGGATTGACATGCTCGGCGTCGTGATGGTCGAGGAGGGCGTCGCCCTGCGCTCCGCGGGCATCGGCGCGCCCATCCTCATGATGGGCTCGCTCCCGGCCGACGAGATCGCCAACCTGGTGGCGCACGACCTGGTGGCGACGGTGGCCGATGCGGCCACGGCCGAGGAGATCGACCGCGAAGCCCGCCGGGCGGCCAAGGTCGTCCCCGTCCACCTCAAGGTGGACACGGGGATGAACCGCCTGGGCGTGCGGGCGGAGGAGGCGGTCGGCGTCGCGGAGACGGTCGCCGGCCTGAAACACCTTCGCCTCGACGGCGTGTACACCCACTTCGCCTGCGCCGAGATGCCCGACCGCGCCGCCACGGAGGAACAACAGCGCCGTTTCGCCGAAGTGCTGCGCGCGCTCGGCGAACGGAACCTGAAGCCCCCGATGGTTCACGCGGCGAACACGGCGGCGATCCTCGCCCTCCCGGAGTCCCACTGCGACATGGTCCGGCCTGGGCTCGGCCTCTACGGCATCCTGCCGTGCGAGGGGGTGCCGAAGGCGGTCCGCCTGAAACCCGCGCTCGCGCTGAAGAGCCGCGTCGCCCACCTCAAGCGCGTTCGCCGCGGCGAAGGCGTCTCCTACGGCCACACGTGGCGGGCCCAGCGCGATTCCGTCGTCGGCCTCCTGCCCATCGGCTACGGCGACGGGTATCCGTGGGCCCTCTCGAACAAGGGGCAGGTCCGCCTCGGCGAAGGCCCGGCCGCTCGCCTCGCGCCGGTCGTCGGACGCATCTGCATGGACGCCACGCTCGTGGACCTGACGGACGTGCCTCGGCCCGAGGTCGGCCTCGCCGCGACGCTCATCGAGGCCGACGCCGAAAGCCCCCTCAGCGTCTCGGCGGTCGCCCGCCTCGCCGGCACCATCCCCTACGAAATCCTGACGGGCCTGGCGAAACGCATCCCGCGCGTGTACGTCTAG